From Chryseobacterium joostei, the proteins below share one genomic window:
- a CDS encoding DUF4280 domain-containing protein, with protein sequence MSENSSPHDGKYFVIQKGKAQCNQGNQFPQFKVTSHQKHYWNNKEGQADYLAVTEDDLQFTPSGPSFGQCKLKPSSGGYLPCAFAPAGKWQKPYEKTKVMNKSCITELSELMCTTGGKITIKEHGQTAEVTQQNVRNADPKQQQNINPLLDYKEFQEEQEEDVNICN encoded by the coding sequence ATGTCAGAAAATTCATCCCCTCACGATGGTAAATATTTCGTGATCCAAAAAGGAAAAGCCCAATGCAATCAAGGGAATCAGTTTCCACAGTTTAAAGTAACCTCGCACCAGAAACATTACTGGAATAACAAAGAAGGACAAGCGGATTATTTAGCCGTTACAGAAGATGATCTACAGTTTACTCCATCTGGTCCTAGCTTTGGACAGTGCAAGTTGAAACCAAGCTCAGGCGGTTATTTACCTTGTGCTTTTGCCCCTGCTGGAAAATGGCAAAAACCTTATGAGAAGACAAAAGTCATGAACAAAAGTTGTATTACAGAACTTTCTGAATTGATGTGTACAACAGGAGGAAAAATAACCATAAAAGAACATGGGCAAACTGCGGAGGTAACTCAACAGAATGTCAGAAATGCAGATCCAAAACAGCAACAGAATATTAACCCGTTGCTTGACTACAAAGAATTTCAGGAAGAACAGGAAGAAGATGTAAACATCTGTAATTAA